The following are encoded in a window of Haliotis asinina isolate JCU_RB_2024 chromosome 14, JCU_Hal_asi_v2, whole genome shotgun sequence genomic DNA:
- the LOC137262302 gene encoding glycerol-3-phosphate phosphatase-like produces MAKFLCRVRALGLQALSFKYGSTMAAQKLNADLSRELVESVDNFLFDCDGVLWDGNGAIPGSLETINLLRKLGKRVFYATNNSSSTREQYAQKCQKFGYNATEEEIVCTAFIGALYLKNINFTGKVYLVGNPAMGAELDKYGIRHTGIGPDQEMIDGFYPEWLTMKLDPEVNCVMIGFDKYLSYPKILKASSYLKKQDTIFLATNEDSNLPAKGEIVIPGTGTMVSAVKCASRRDPIVLGKPERPMFDVLQKAHNLDPARCCMVGDRINTDIGLAKKCGLKSLLVLSGVSIEADVNPESSVFTKDQFPDYYTSTLGDLEKLLQKSQQQS; encoded by the exons ATGGCGAAATTTCTGTGCAGAGTTCGCGCCCTTGGATTGCAGGCACTCAGCTTCAAATACGGCTCGACTATGGCAGCTCAGAAATTGAACGCGGATTTGTCTCGGGAACTGGTTGAAAGTGTCGACAATTTTTTGTTTGATTGCGACG GTGTGTTATGGGATGGAAATGGTGCTATTCCTGGAAGTCTGGAGACAATCAATCTTCTTAGAAAATTG GGCAAGAGGGTTTTCTATGCAACTAATAACAGTTCCAGTACCCGAGAGCAGTATGCACAGAAGTGTCAGAAGTTTGGTTACAATGCTACAGAG GAAGAGATTGTGTGTACGGCCTTTATTGGAGCTTTATACTTGAAAAACATTAACTTCACTGGGAAGGTGTATCTGGTGGGGAATCCTGCTATGGGCGCGGAGCTCGATAAATATGGTATTCGGCACACAGGCATAGGG CCTGACCAGGAAATGATAGATGGCTTCTATCCAGAATGGTTGACAATGAAGTTGGATCCAGAG GTGAACTGTGTCATGATTGGGTTTGACAAGTACTTGAGCTATCCTAAAATACTTAAAGCCAGCAGTTATCTGAAGAAACAAGATACAATCTTCTTGGCAACAAATGAAGATAGTAATCTACCGGCAAAAGGGGAAATTGTTATTCCAG GAACTGGAACCATGGTCAGTGCAGTGAAATGTGCCAGTCGAAGAGATCCAATTGTTTTGGGAAAGCCCGAGAGGCCGATGTTTGATGTCCTGCAAAAGGCCCACAACCTTGACCCAGCTCGTTGCTGTATGGTTGGTGACCG AATCAACACTGATATAGGACTGGCCAAGAAGTGTGGGTTGAAGTCGCTTCTTGTTTTGAGTGGTGTGTCGATTGAAGCCGATGTCAACCCTGAATCAAGTGTTTTCACCAAGGACCAGTTCCCGGATTATTACACATCAACCCTCGGGGACCTGGAAAAACTTCTCCAGAAGTCACAACAACAGAGTTGA